In a genomic window of Struthio camelus isolate bStrCam1 chromosome 20, bStrCam1.hap1, whole genome shotgun sequence:
- the SURF4 gene encoding surfeit locus protein 4: MGQNDIMSTAEDFADQFLRVTKQYLPHVARLCLISTFLEDGIRMWFQWSEQRDYIDGTWNCGYFLASIFVFINLFGQLSGCILVLSRNFVQYACFGLFGIIALQTIAYSILWDLKFLMRNLALGGGLLLLLAESRSEGKSMFAGVPTMRESSPKQYMQLGGRVLLVLMFMTLLHFDMNFFSILQNIVGTALIILVAIGFKTKLAALTLVIWLFGINIYFNAFWTIPAYKPMHDFLKYDFFQTMSVIGGLLLVVALGPGGVSMDEKKKEW; the protein is encoded by the exons ATGGGCCAGAACGATATCATGAGCACCGCCGAGGACTTCGCGGACCAG TTCCTGAGGGTGACGAAGCAGTACCTCCCCCACGTGGCCCGCCTGTGCCTGATCAGCACGTTCCTGGAGGATGGCATCCGCATGTGGTTCCAGTGGAGTGAACAGAGGGATTACATTGATGGCACATGGAACTGTGGCTATTTCCTGGCCTCCATCTTTGTGTTCATAAATCTCTTCGGACAGCTGA GTGGCTGTATCCTGGTACTGAGTAGGAACTTTGTGCAATATGCCTGCTTTGGACTGTTTGGAATTATAGCATTACAG ACTATTGCATACAGCATTCTATGGGACCTGAAGTTTTTGATGAG gaACCTTGCCCTTGGGGGaggcttgctgctgcttttggccGAGTCACGCTCAGAGGGAAAGAGCATGTTCGCTGGTGTCCCTACTATGCGGGAAAGCTCTCCTAAACAGTACATGCAGCTCGGAGGCCGTGTGCTGCTGGTTCTCATGTTCATGACACTGCTACATTTTGATATGAACTTCTTTTCT ATTCTGCAGAACATTGTGGGCACAGCCTTGATTATCTTAGTAGCAATTGGTTTCAAGACTAAGCTGGCTGCCTTGACTCTAGTCATCTGGCTGTTTGGCATCAACATCTACTTCAATGCCTTCTGGACCATCCCAGCCTACAAGCCCATGCATGACTTCCTGAAATATGATTTCTTCCAGACCATGTCTGTAATTGGAGGGCTCCTCCTTGTGGTTGCACTGGGTCCTGGCGGAGTCTCCATggatgagaagaagaaagagtggtAA
- the SURF2 gene encoding surfeit locus protein 2 — translation MMRAPGGEAEARGRAEMPGGDGGGGGRPCPSPAAAMAEVPQEVRLFLRQHPLLGLAEPGKVRCRLTGHEMPCRMSELQAYTNGKKYQRLTKTAREFDYGKFEPHIVPSTKNLHQLFCKLTLRHINKFPEHVLRHVQGKRYQKALKRYEECQKEGVEYVPACLRQKKQRRRHPDDQTNGSRQPYRKEEFWEPKSSDEDGEETDDDSMSDLYPPELFPEKSSAAPQNAEGSDDFATDNEEDTAKLTGENGDVNGEDGRRMNVSRAAGNKRGKKQSGPLKKKFKSCHRKLKHFKKATNGK, via the exons ATGATGCGGGCGCCGGGCGGCGAGGCcgaggcgcggggccgcgcggagatgcccggcggcgatggcggcggcggcggccgcccctgcccctccccggccgcggccatggccgaGGTGCCCCAGGAGGTCCGGCTCTTCCTGCGGCAGCACCCGCTCCTCGGCCTGGCGGAGCCGGGCAAG GTGAGATGCAGGCTGACCGGCCACGAGATGCCGTGTAGGATGTCGGAGCTGCAGGCTTATACTAATGGCAAGAAGTATCAGAGGCTGACAAAGACGGCCAGAGAGTTTGACTATGGCAAGTTTGAGCCACATATAGTGCCGAGCACAAAGAATCT ACATCAGCTGTTTTGCAAGCTCACTCTCAGGCATATCAACAAGTTTCCAGAGCATGTGCTGCGTCATGTCCAAGGGAAACGCTATCAGAAGGCCCTAAAAAGAT ATGAGGAGTGCCAGAAGGAGGGAGTGGAGTATGTCCCTGCCTGCTTGCGACAGAAGAAGCAGCGGAGGCGGCATCCCGATGACCAAACGAATGGGAGCAGACAGCcttacagaaaagaagaattcTGGGAGCCAAAGTCCAGTGatgaggatggagaggagacagaTGATGACAGTATGAGTGATCTGTACCCAC CTGAACTCTTCCCAGAAAAAAGCTCAGCAGCTCCACAAAATGCAGAGGGCAGCGATGACTTTGCAACAGACAATGAGGAAGACACGGCCAAGCTGACTGGGGAGAATGGTGATGTGAATGGAGAGGACGGCAGAAGAATGAATGTTAGCAGAGCAGCTGGCAACAAAAGGGGAAAG AAACAGTCAGGTCCTTTGAAGAAGAAATTCAAGAGCTGTCATCGGAAACTCAAACATTTCAAGAAAGCAACCAACGGCAAATAA
- the SURF1 gene encoding surfeit locus protein 1, with protein sequence MATWRLLREPRAQVSCGLVRRACFGCPLTEARSGLLQRTKDLCLRPCRPRSSTAAAGASEEGVLLKWGLLLVPLTTFCLGTWQVQRRKWKLDLIAQLASRIAAEPIPLTLDPMELKELEYRPVKVRGHFDHSKELYILPRSLVDPEREAREAGRLTSNPENGANVVTPFYCTDLGVTILVNRGFVPKKKLKPETRLKGQIEDEIDLTGVVRLSETRKPFVPENNIEKNRWHYRDLEAMAKVTGAEPVFIDADFRSTVPGGPIGGQTRVSLRNEHMQYIITWYGLCAATSFMWYRKFIQKIPL encoded by the exons ATGGCGACCTGGCGGCTGCTGCGGGAGCCCCGGGCCCAg GTGTCCTGTGGCTTGGTCAGACGAGCATGTTTCGGATGTCCTCTCACTGAAGCGCGTTCTGGTCTGCTGCAGCGCACTAAAG ACCTTTGCTTGAGGCCGTGCAGACCGCGAAGCTCTACAGCAGCCGCTGGCGCATCTGAAGAGGGTGTCTTACTCAAGTGGGGCCTTCTCCTTGTCCCTCTGACCACCTTCTGCCTTGGCACATGGCAG GTTCAGCGACGAAAGTGGAAATTGGATTTGATTGCGCAGTTGGCGTCAAGAATTGCAGCAGAGCCCATCCCTCTGACATTAGA CCCTATGGAACTGAAAGAATTAGAGTACAGGCCTGTAAAGGTCCGAGGGCATTTTGACCACTCCAAGGAGCTCTATATTTTGCCACGGTCACTTGTGGACCCTGAACGAGAAGCGAGAGAAGCCGGACGGCTGACATCCAACCCAGAAAACGGAGCAAATGTAGTTACTCCTTTCTACTGCACAGACCTAGG CGTCACGATTTTAGTCAACCGAGGATTTGTGCCCAAAAAGAAATTGAAACCAGAGACCAGGCTAAAGGGACAG ATTGAAGATGAAATTGATCTCACTGGGGTGGTGAGATTGTCAGAAACCCGGAAACCCTTTGTGCCTGAAAACAACATTGAAAAAAACCGTTGGCATTATCGTGACCTGGAGGCTATGGCAAAGGTGACTGGTGCTGAGCCCGTCTTTATTGATGCAGATTTCA GAAGCACAGTCCCAGGGGGGCCCATTGGAGGCCAGACAAGAGTGAGCCTGAGAAACGAGCACATGCAGTACATCATCACATG GTATGGTTTATGTGCAGCAACTTCATTCATGTGGTACAGAAAATTTATACAAAAGATACCTCTGTGA
- the RPL7A gene encoding large ribosomal subunit protein eL8: MPKGKKAKGKKVAPAPAVVKKQEAKKVVNPLFEKRPKNFGIGQDIQPKRDLTRFVKWPRYIRLQRQRSILYKRLKVPPAINQFTQALDRQTATQLLKLAHKYRPETKQEKKQRLLARAEQKAAGKGDAPTKRPPVLRAGVNTVTTLVENKKAQLVVIAHDVDPIELVVFLPALCRKMGVPYCIIKGKARLGRLVHRKTCTCVAFTQVNPEDKGALAKLVEAVKTNYNDRYDEIRRHWGGNVLGPKSVARIAKLEKAKAKELATKLG, encoded by the exons ATG CCGAAAGGAAAGAAGGCCAAGGGCAAGAAGGTGGCACCTGCCCCTGCTGTAGTCAAGAAGCAGGAGGCCAAGAAGGTTGTCAATCCTCTCTTTGAGAAGAGGCCCAAGAACTTTGGCATTG GACAGGATATCCAGCCTAAGCGTGATCTCACACGTTTTGTGAAATGGCCCCGCTACATCAGACTCCAGCGCCAGAGGTCCATTCTTTACAAACGACTGAAGGTGCCTCCTGCAATTAACCAGTTCACTCAGGCTTTGGACCGCCAGACAG CTACGCAGCTTCTGAAGCTGGCGCACAAGTACAGGCCTGAAACTAAGCAAGAGAAGAAGCAGAGGCTACTGGCTCGTGctgagcagaaagctgcaggaaagGGAGATGCTCCAACTAAGAGGCCACCAGTCCTCCGAGCAG GTGTTAACACTGTTACAACTCTGGTAGAGAACAAGAAAGCTCAACTTGTTGTAATTGCCCATGACGTAGACCCCATTGAG CTGGTGGTTTTCTTGCCGGCTCTGTGCCGCAAGATGGGAGTGCCATACTGCATCATCAAGGGCAAAGCCAGACTGGGGCGACTGGTCCACAGGAAAACCTGTACCTGTGTTGCCTTCACCCAAGTTAACCC GGAGGATAAGGGAGCCCTGGCAAAGCTGGTGGAGGCTGTCAAGACCAACTACAACGACAGATACGATGAG ATCCGTCGTCACTGGGGTGGTAACGTCTTGGGTCCAAAATCGGTGGCTCGCATTGCCAAGCTTGAGAAAGCAAAGGCTAAAGAACTGGCTACCAAGCTGGGTTAA